A single window of Gossypium arboreum isolate Shixiya-1 chromosome 13, ASM2569848v2, whole genome shotgun sequence DNA harbors:
- the LOC108462708 gene encoding rhamnogalacturonan I rhamnosyltransferase 1-like has protein sequence MDKIKRLVVSKSPGCDRFRLWMVGITTAMLLQWVLSSQSGDDRGTVTTKVEAPPYFPPPWDYKNQGYLMVSCNGGLNQMRADVSLFLAISVHIIMVVFVNRFVVWLP, from the exons ATGGATAAAATAAAGAGGTTGGTGGTGTCAAAGTCACCTGGATGTGATCGATTCAGGTTATGGATGGTTGGGATCACAACGGCGATGCTTTTGCAGTGGGTTTTGTCATCGCAATCAGGAGACGATAGAGGCACGGTTACAACCAAGGTTGAAGCGCCACCCTATTTTCCACCCCCGT GGGATTACAAGAACCAAGGTTACTTGATGGTTTCATGCAATGGCGGATTGAATCAAATGAGAGCCGATGTAAGCCTTTTTTTGGCCATTAGTGTGCATATAATAATGGTGGTATTTGTAAACAGATTTGTGGTATGGTTGCCATAG
- the LOC108461518 gene encoding transcription factor BIM2-like has translation MRTGKGSQEEEEYDEEEFGSKKGGFSSNQNMSFNPNNNSTTNKDGKNNDKANAIRSKHSVTEQRRRSKINERFQRLRDLIPNTDQKRDTASFLLEVIEYVQYLQKKVQKYEDSYQGWSSEPAKLMPWRNSHWHVQSLVGHPQAIKKGSGPGATFARKLDENNTNINPTVITSLPNAVETDPIRYVTSKTMDCQTELANSGTHLPIQGENVLVHPLQRPVSETQSTECLVGNDIPINQQEDLTIEGGTISISSVYSQGLLSALAQALQCLGLDLSQANMLVQIDLGKHANRGLSSKEPHNSPHQAMTHLRDVSSGEDSDHAQKRLKK, from the exons ATGAGAACGGGAAAGGGAAGTCAAGAGGAGGAAGAGTACGACGAAGAAGAATTTGGTTCCAAAAAAGGAGGCTTTTCTTCAAATCAAAATATGTCTTTCAACCCCAACAACAATAGCACCACCAACAAAG ATGGGAAAAACAATGATAAGGCTAACGCTATACGTTCAAAACACTCTGTCACGGAGCAGAGGCGGAGGAGTAAGATTAATGAAAG ATTTCAAAGATTGAGAGATTTAATACCAAACACTGATCAAAAGAGAGATACGGCTTCGTTCCTGCTAGAG GTGATAGAGTATGTTCAATATTTACAGAAGAAGGTGCAAAAATATGAGGATTCATACCAGGGATGGAGTTCTGAGCCGGCTAAACTAATGCCATGG AGAAATAGTCACTGGCATGTTCAGAGTCTCGTTGGTCACCCACAAGCTATTAAAAAGGGTTCTGGCCCAGGGGCAACATTTGCTCGGAAGCTTGATGAGAATAACACCAATATTAACCCCACGGTGATCACAAGTCTGCCGAATGCTGTAGAAACTGATCCAATAAGATATGTTACATCCAAAACTATGGATTGCCAAACTGAGTTGGCGAACAGCGGAACCCATCTGCCCATCCAAGGTGAGAATGTGCTTGTGCATCCCCTTCAGAGACCAGTCTCTGAGACTCAATCGACTGAGTGTCTTGTTGGCAATGATATACCGATCAATCAACAGGAGGATCTGACTATTGAAGGAGGAACAATTAGCATCTCTAGTGTCTACTCTCAAGG CTTATTGAGCGCTCTGGCACAAGCACTTCAATGCTTGGGTTTGGATTTGTCACAGGCCAACATGTTAGTGCAGATTGATCTTGGAAAACATGCAAATAGAGGGCTATCTTCTAAG GAACCACATAATTCCCCCCATCAGGCAATGACCCATCTTAGAGATGTGAGCAGTGGAGAGGATTCTGATCATGCTCAAAAGCGACTGAAGAAATAA